gcaagacacggcgtataTTTGATACttacgtcatgccatgtgtcaagtcaaccttagcgatcTTTAGAGCTCGcagaaacttttgtcaaaagcggtagaccactttcttggccgacTGTACTTAGTGTACTTACCTAGTTAACTACCTACATAACCTATAACATATACAAGCTCTATTAACCACAAATACGCGTTGCGCAAACGAAAGCACTTTATAAGGTCAGCGCGGCCTTGAAAATGAGTTCGATTGAAAGTGCACCTTTAGAAAAGAGTGCAACAGAGCATGTCGGTCGTGAACTTATTGTGGCCGGCTGCGCGATGAGTTCGATGAGTTTCGATCTTTTGACGCCGAGGAGTTTCCCATGATCACGACAAGTTATATAATTCATATTTGGGTTTAGGAAGATTTAGTGCTGACTTTTGGGGAGTAAAGACTGTTGAAACGGTGGACTAGAATTTGGCAGATAAtaattgttaataatatattttcttCACAAACAGGAATCTAAAaactaaaaccggccaagagcgtgtcgggccacgctcagtgtagggttccgtagtttttcgtatttttctcaaaaactactgaacctatcaagttcaaaacaattttcctagaaagtctttataaagttctacttttgtgatttttttcatattttttaatcatatggttcaaaagttagagggggggggacgcacttttttttcctttaggagcgattatttccgaaaatattaatattatcaaaaaactatcttgataaacccttattcatttttaaatacctatccaacaatatatcacacgttggggttaaaatgaaaaaaaaatcagcccccactttacatgtagggggggtaccctaataaaacatttttttccattttttatttttgcactttgttggcgtgattgatatacatattggtacaaaatttcagctttctagtgcttacggttactgagattatccgcggacgcggacggacggacggacggacggacggacagacagacatggcgaaactataagggttcctagttgactacggaaccctaaaaagtgatgaaaaataaaaaagtaatttaaaaataagttaatcTTGTACGGAGCCACCAGTGAGCGAGGCCGACTCGCACTTGtcgattttagttttttttttaaatatatttatacataattgTATTTCCTTTCCATATCTCAAGACCATGGGGTCCCGTCACGGACCTTTGGAAGGCGTACGTCGTGGGGCCGAAGCTAACAGCGCAGAGGACCTCTAGAACAACTTAATCTAAATGCAATGGTTATACCTGACGGATACCATCCCAATGATACATCTGGAGATGGATACCGCCAGGTTGCAGTGTAGCACTTTTGTACTGCGATGGGAACTCAGGTCATTCATATTAAGCCTATTCATTTGTGCAATATATTGGATGCATTGGATATCAAGCTATGGGAGGAGGCTAGTGTACACCTGCCGTGACAATCATCCTCAAAATTGTTAGACAGGTAGGTACAGCCCTGCAAAATGGCCTCTGTAGACGCACACTAACCGTCAGCTCTCCACAAGCCGCCCCCGCGGTTTAATTATATTgtaatttgatcttgaatagaggcaaattttctgctttaaaattgataaaagtgggttaatctagtgatgaagatgttttaccacctgtggaactactggaagcagtgataaacgcgttttttgctttgtactttcctcgctatagcgaggggaaaagttttgtgttacacacgagtgcaaatgtattttatttctcgtgtgttgaatactcgcaagctcaggattctattcacgAACcaatcgcttcgctcgtggttcacttatagaatcctttcgcttgctcgtttttcaattccacactcggcgttaaaatacaactttgcactcttgtataacaaataactattattattaattattatatttttgaatgTAGTGCCTTGAATATAGTTAGCTATATATAGTTAGCTAGCTACCTAATAAATATACTCTACACCTATGTATGCAGACTTTGAAGTATCCTACTAGCTGGTAAATAATATATAACATCTCAATACAAATCAAGAAATCCAATTTCAATGAACATTGAATTCGCAGCATACCTCAATAATCAAAACACCTCAATGGTTTAGATAGGCGTACCTACATTCAGCTGTTTACAAAGACCGCGATGAACTCATAAGCGTGCATAATCAAGCTGAATGCCCAAACAGAAATACATTACAGTGAAAAGATCCCGGACAAGCCAACAAGGGCGGGGATTACACGAGTAGTCACTCGGAAGAATTGTTTAGCGCTATCCAAATAGCGGTGTTCCGAACGAGAAAGGATCCACTAAGCAGATAATTTTCGATCGATGCGAGCTCATAAGCTGTCAATCAAGTGTGTAAATTAAATGCGATGTCGGGTGCAGTTCGAGCGAACTGGAGTGAACACAATGCACCGCCGAGAGCTGTGAATACATATGTACtatttgtaggtacctacctacgcGGCAATCGATACTTAGTACTTACATAATTGTGCTCAATCAAGTGTGCCGAGATGAGGTAGTAAATTCAGTTGAGCCATATGTAATCTATTATTCGATCAACTAGCGATACTAACTACCTACATGCATTTGATGACTAACAGTGCAGTTTTTTGCATTGTCCTTGAACTAGTGCGGCGGAAGGCTTGCGGAACAATTTCTCCACCATTTTGTTCACTGCGATACGATTTGCAATTTATATAAATAGCCAATCAACGATTCTGAGGTCAGTTACCGGTAGACTTCCTCTCCTAAACCACCTATCAAAACAAACACCGACACCGGATATCAGCAAAGATGAAGGCGTTGTTGGTGTTTGGAGTGGTGTGCCTGGCGGCCGCCTGCATGGCCGACTCCCCGCAGGACATGGCCGTGGCCGAGAGCAAGGGGCACCACCACGAGCACGGCGGCGGGCACGAGCACCACGGCCACCACCACCACGAGCACGGTGGACACGGGCACAAGGGCCACAAgggccaccaccaccaccacaagGGACACGAGGGCCACCACGGCAAGCACCACCACGAGGATCACCACCACGAGCACGGCGGCGGACACAAAAAGCACTGGGACGAGCACGATCACCACGGTGAGCACCACGAGCACGGCCACCACCACAAGGGCGAGAAGCACGGCCACCACGAGCACCACGACAAGGGAGAGCACACCGACGGATACCACAAGAAACATCACAAGGATCACTTCCACAAGGACCACCACTTCCACGACGGACACCACAAGGAGGGCAAGCACCACAAGCACCATCATCACCACGGCCACCACGACACCCACGGGGGACACCACAAGAAGGGCGGCCACCACCACTCCGGGCACCACGAGGGTCACCACGGCAAGCACGGCCACCACGACAAGCACCACTACGACGAGGACCACCACGGGCACAAGGGCCACCACGGCCACGAGgaacaccaccaccaccaccacgacCACGGCAAGAAGGGCCACCACGACGACCACAAGCACTGGGGCCACCATCACGGCAAGCATTAACCGTCATAGCGCAGCTACTATTATGCTGCCGGCGTTCAAAAAACGCACACACCaaaaatttatttgttattgttgttgttttattttttatttttatacgaacaaaataaatataaatgtctTTCTGTTATTAGTTGTGATTTATTAAAAATGCAAAGCTATACTGAGTAGAGAATGCAAATTGGTCATAAACTCATAGCCGAAATAATTGGTTATAATCAAGTTATAAGTAATCATACACCAAAAATGTATTTGTTAgtgttgatttttatttttataggaagacaataaataatagtacataacgatacaagtgcggaaaagagtaaGTTCGGCACGAGTGGTGATCAATTGAAACTTGAAACACGACCAAAGGTTGAATTCATCAATGTGTGCATATGTTAgtaccaaggaccatttaatactagactgatatagcccatacaaaaaagcgtacccctgaaaaaagcttagtttttgctgtaaaactagatggcgttgtttcgtaacccgggagtggaaaaaaacatattttcacacatatttttacttgtttttatattatactatgaataactatcaaaaaactttattttaatatcaaaatattggctcaaaacacaatttttacaaattatattttttggtcggcctcgacgtagttgtgatcgcttcgctggctaagtttgttcgcatgttgtctaattattgccaaataaaatgactagatgacgttggtggactaggaaaatgtcacatccgtttcgttgttcattaatataatatacttagtgataataaacctatatgttgagctcaaataagttcaacaaaacgcaatcattgtgccaacagatgtgacatctgacatccatgtcacatcacaaatgtcattgtatgatttattgaatattcataatatatggatattaaatattttagaatcgcagcagcaatgcgagtagagatacagaattaataactgtataaattaataattgtatgaccaatgacctcatacataaaattaccagtttaggtgacagaaggcgaatccaatttgtaaacattaaatgtgctaaggaaaagaatctttccgattttcaacgggacacggctgaaggggcgagctggtttcgactgcgcccatgcatctcaattgttcagaaagttcattcgaagatcattttgcttataataatctgagtaatcacagtgaatggtttgacagtatttcagctaacatgtagagagacttgctagcttcgtcggtcaggcttcgtcttggacacaacgcggatagttaggccgccaggtgtggcactttggattacgtttttataataaattaatgatagtttgtattgttttggtaatatatttttcccctcactacctcggaaacacgtgttttgtcctttaatgccagcgggtaaaaacgcattttatccactagtgggtaaagtaatttgaccttgaataaagtcaaattaactgctttaaaattaataaaagcaggtgaatctagtaataatagttatttgttatacaagggggcaaagttgtattttaacgccaggtgtggaattgaaaaacgagcaagtgaaaggattctatattagatgatttaccacctgtggaactactggaagcagtgataaacgcattttttgcgttgtagtttcctcgctatagtgaggggaaaagttttgtgttacactcgggtgcaaatgtattttacttctcgtgtgttaaaaaactcgcaagttcagaattctattctcgaaccactcgcttcgctcgtggttcaactatagaatcctttcacttgctcgttattcaattccacactcagcgttaaaatacaactttgcccccttgtataacaaataactattctactcgtatactactcgtttggtactcgtataaacctaaactgagataataaatgaataaagggaaataattagtgaaactctgacataagtaataattaatgagactaaatgcgttttcacattatccgatccgatatcggatgtaggactgataccccatacattacaggcgctatcttggattttttccatttaaatccttccgacatccgatatcggatcggataatgtgaaaacggactaagacaatagataccttgttagtgttatatatctatgcctatgtatatcccaccaaaaacattctgtaaaaaatagccgtctcgatggagctgcttttttatctctaaaaagtaatgaaatctacataaagttccttactgcgatttctttattattatagttaactagcctttgcccgcggcttcgctcgcgttaaattcgaaaatctctccacaaacttccatcctccattctaaggaagtggggggatataaaaagagacaaaaagtagcctatgtcactttccatcccttcaactatctccacttaaaaaatcacgtcaataggtacgtcgctccgttttgccgtgaaagatggacaaacaaacagacacacacactttcccatttataatattagtatggatgttgtgtgacttggccgttgaagtgtagcggtgctggcgacagattggtgcaatggtgtcatggagcacctggttataaacttctttatacccttgtgtataaagaagtttataagtttcatattcgatggtccgagctaaggttcgtaaagccatgaagccgagctgataatcattgtcgctaaacgccgatcgaaacgcagtagcgcatagtagtcgaccatccaacgcgtacttgctcgtacgcctatcacccacttgacgtcgcgccaacactttatggaaaaagcgggttttcgacaactaccaataagatttagacattcaaaaatctccaataatactcaactgtttcggtcgcactcgttcacatataggataggattggtgtgagcgagacggccaggagattgattgtcaacatgatatctatcataaacaccgttcgaaatggcctcattaaaatctaaattttaaatatattgaaagtaatattactaatcattgacgtcacgctcaaaatgaaagagatagaaaatttgacagtatggtactcttttgcatgattgtcataattcaaaataagaacgatggcttgcgttgtaaacagggactgaaacatgacacgggcccctagcgtcatctatatacttttcactgtatcacttgtaatgccgttgaactaccgcgtgcgtatttaaaaaaaaacgacatttttatttaaatgacactcttagtgacatctagtgacatagatttacggctgccaacggggtacggtatttagtatggactctgctggtcctttataatcgtccttggttaGTACTAATCCTAGACAGGCATACGAGTAAAAGCAATGACACGGAATTCCTGAAACAGCTCACGTGCTAAAGAATTCGTAGGCGCGCTGGCCATTTCTCAAACAGCATAGCACTGATTCATGCTCTGGGTGCTAGGCTCTAGGCAAGGCAGGTCTGGGCCTCTCTGGCAttcacaatttaaaaaaaaaactaaaattgcaAGAAACGCGCAACAAGCTATAATCACATACCAAATCAAAAATGTCAAGTCTCATCAGTAGGTCATGTAGTTCCGAAGTTACGCGAAAGCAAACTTTCGCATTTTTgacactcactcactcactcacttaCTCATGATCATCAGAATAGATTTAGAACTAGTACTTCCCGTAAACTCAGAGAGCTGAAATTAGCTACAGAGTTAGAGTTTAATGACCACATAAAGGGAAAACTATAAAAACTAGGATAATCGATGATCTGGAGTACCTGGTGAACCTGATTGGAAAACACAAGAGCCCAACCAAACTATTAGAGATCGACATAccgcctttacaaaaaatattcaacttgGTGGGAGGTTCATTTCATGTCCACGTTTCTACAAAAAGAAATGAAATCCCACCAAAAATATTCTGTAAAAAACTAGTTgtagctgcttgtttatctctaaaaagtaatgaaatctagaaaaagtcgtgccaagtctaaggttccttactgcgatttctttagtattatagttaatgttgtgtgacttggccgttgatgGGTACACATACACAAGGGTACAAaaccagcgggccgatttttgagtctcacgcgttcgaattcagaaaattgtcactgaaactaataggcaagtcaccgttttcaaccggtattttagtgacaaaatcccgtatgcgagattcaaaaatcgccctccaggtgctccatgacaccattgcaccaatctgtcgtcAGAACCGCTACCCTTCAAAATAGTGATGAAAATGGGGATGAAAGTTTGTATCGGGATCGAATTTTATTTCGAATTAGGAACTTGAAACTTGGTTAAAatgtagtaggtaggtacctacacaaaaTGGAAGGAAAGTAATTTCAGCGTTTTTCGATTTTCGTCCCCTAAGGGCGTTAAAAGGAAAGAAAGTAAGTGTGGATATCAAAACTTAATGCTTAagtcacgaaaaaaaaattggctgttccatagaaatgaccggcatcatgacagtcgaaatgtatgaaacagcaaatatttttttgcgatttcagcattgctcccattataaaagtttttcattatgacctcaaaaataCTATGcctttgaacggtcctttttatttcaccgtgtaagtatattaagtaatattataaaggggaaagtgtgtgtatcgtttcgttgttcgtctttcacggcaaaacggagcgacgaattgacgtgatttcttaacccttaaatgcatgacttTTTCTTTTAACAAGATATGAAtattatcacatatattaatatctctttaaaataaaaattcaatgGGTTTCTGACTCTGAgaaagataattaaaaaaaaattaagaccgattttcatactaaatcagtgttagaagttaaataggccaaatcttatttatatgaatatatcgttattggtaagttttatttaaaaaaaaatctactattAACAAGGTACACTCTTTGTcaaacccctatgataaaatgtttaaacataaactaattactaactctgaaaaaagcagcctaaatcacatactaaaaatcatCATTCGAGAAAAACGTGCTTTTATTTTACACATTCCACAttttacacaaataaaa
This genomic window from Leguminivora glycinivorella isolate SPB_JAAS2020 chromosome 1, LegGlyc_1.1, whole genome shotgun sequence contains:
- the LOC125225119 gene encoding histidine-rich glycoprotein-like — protein: MKALLVFGVVCLAAACMADSPQDMAVAESKGHHHEHGGGHEHHGHHHHEHGGHGHKGHKGHHHHHKGHEGHHGKHHHEDHHHEHGGGHKKHWDEHDHHGEHHEHGHHHKGEKHGHHEHHDKGEHTDGYHKKHHKDHFHKDHHFHDGHHKEGKHHKHHHHHGHHDTHGGHHKKGGHHHSGHHEGHHGKHGHHDKHHYDEDHHGHKGHHGHEEHHHHHHDHGKKGHHDDHKHWGHHHGKH